Proteins encoded in a region of the Balneola sp. genome:
- a CDS encoding DNA replication/repair protein RecF — MINTSLELLNFRNHLETKVDWAPHLNVITGPNGAGKTSVIDAIHYLCMSRSFVSNSDLYVAHKEVSYFMIKGKFEGEIRSQFEVSCSYSRGEGKKIFVNEGPLDRLSDLIGMVPVVVLSPDDKKLTREGPAERRAFLDSFISQISSSYLRDLLDYRRIRKQRNTLLQQFSGAGHLIEMHLDPWNKQLVEVGSRIVAKREAVLNRFKDYLAKDYAMISGMNLSTGLEYQTFCTASENPKEIEEQYYALLNENFEKEVEREQTLIGPHRDEVVFYLDDFELRRFGSQGQHRLFALSLKLAQLHFYSDELDDLPIFMLDDVFGDLDLHKTEILLKALQQHKGQTFITSANPIPFENYVHFDGERNRFYKVKDGTITAE; from the coding sequence ATGATTAACACCAGCCTGGAACTCTTAAATTTTCGGAATCATCTTGAGACAAAGGTGGACTGGGCTCCTCATCTGAATGTGATTACAGGTCCAAATGGGGCTGGTAAAACCAGTGTTATTGACGCCATCCATTATTTGTGTATGTCACGAAGTTTTGTGAGTAATTCGGATTTATATGTGGCTCATAAGGAGGTGTCCTACTTTATGATTAAGGGCAAGTTTGAAGGAGAAATCAGGTCTCAGTTTGAAGTAAGTTGCTCATACTCCCGTGGAGAAGGGAAAAAGATTTTTGTAAACGAAGGTCCATTGGATCGGCTCTCTGATCTTATAGGAATGGTTCCGGTAGTGGTTCTTTCTCCTGATGATAAAAAGCTAACCAGAGAGGGGCCGGCAGAACGCAGAGCCTTCCTGGATTCTTTTATCAGCCAGATTTCTTCTTCATACCTAAGGGATTTGCTAGACTATCGAAGAATAAGGAAACAAAGGAATACGCTGCTTCAGCAATTTTCGGGAGCAGGGCACCTGATCGAAATGCACCTTGATCCCTGGAATAAACAGCTCGTTGAGGTCGGATCCAGAATTGTTGCCAAAAGGGAAGCCGTGCTTAATCGGTTTAAAGATTACCTGGCAAAAGATTATGCGATGATTTCGGGTATGAATTTAAGTACTGGCCTTGAATATCAAACTTTTTGCACTGCTTCAGAGAATCCAAAAGAAATTGAAGAACAATACTATGCATTATTAAACGAAAATTTTGAAAAAGAAGTGGAAAGAGAGCAAACACTGATAGGTCCGCACAGAGATGAAGTTGTATTTTACCTCGATGATTTCGAATTAAGAAGATTTGGTTCCCAGGGGCAGCATCGATTATTTGCACTCTCGCTAAAATTGGCACAGCTTCATTTTTATTCCGATGAATTGGACGATTTGCCCATATTTATGCTGGATGATGTATTTGGTGATCTTGACCTGCATAAGACAGAGATTTTGCTAAAAGCACTTCAACAACATAAAGGGCAAACTTTTATTACCTCAGCGAACCCAATCCCATTCGAGAATTATGTACATTTTGACGGAGAGAGAAATCGGTTTTATAAAGTTAAGGATGGAACAATCACAGCAGAATGA
- a CDS encoding T9SS C-terminal target domain-containing protein: MKKYFLLFSILLFSISVKAQTDLIAPTLLKQELISFLQENYSVTNQQSYNAARDAMFEDIDGKSGMISCVYTGYTISFTNRQDAQGTQQAGDFNTEHIWPQSFFDSDLPMRSDIHHLFPTRVDVNGARSNFRFDEIPDDQTTRWYRGDANQADIPSSNIDEFSELGSERFEPREDLKGNVARAIFYFWTIYQDNSSITTDNTDNEAFFEGMKEVLLLWHNLDPVDSLEVARSLEIEEVQGNQNPFIHDTTLVRRAYFDGVAISNEPDVITPSSIKLFQNYPNPFNPNTLIRYELASSGFVSLKVFDAMGREVANLVERPLSKGLHTAQFDATGLSSGIYVYQLRVGEEVRTSSMLLIK, from the coding sequence ATGAAGAAGTATTTTCTCCTTTTTTCCATTCTGTTGTTTTCCATTTCGGTGAAAGCTCAAACCGATTTAATTGCACCGACTCTTCTTAAGCAAGAGCTCATTAGTTTTCTACAGGAAAACTATTCAGTAACCAATCAACAAAGTTATAATGCTGCCCGGGATGCAATGTTTGAGGATATTGATGGTAAATCAGGCATGATTAGTTGTGTGTACACAGGTTATACCATTTCCTTTACCAATCGACAAGACGCCCAGGGCACACAGCAAGCAGGAGATTTTAACACGGAACATATTTGGCCTCAAAGTTTTTTTGATAGTGACTTGCCGATGAGAAGCGATATTCATCATTTATTTCCAACACGGGTAGATGTTAATGGCGCAAGAAGTAATTTTCGATTTGATGAAATCCCGGACGATCAGACAACTCGGTGGTACCGTGGTGATGCAAATCAAGCCGATATTCCTAGTTCGAATATTGACGAGTTCAGTGAATTAGGCTCAGAACGTTTCGAACCACGAGAGGATCTTAAAGGAAATGTGGCTAGAGCCATTTTCTATTTTTGGACGATTTATCAGGACAACAGCTCTATCACTACTGACAATACAGATAATGAAGCGTTCTTTGAAGGAATGAAGGAGGTACTTCTTTTATGGCACAATCTGGATCCCGTTGATAGCCTGGAAGTAGCACGAAGTCTAGAAATAGAAGAAGTTCAGGGAAACCAAAATCCCTTTATTCATGATACTACCCTGGTAAGAAGAGCCTATTTTGACGGAGTAGCTATTTCAAATGAACCTGATGTTATTACTCCTTCATCAATTAAGCTATTTCAAAACTATCCTAACCCGTTTAATCCGAACACTCTTATAAGATATGAATTGGCGTCTTCTGGTTTTGTAAGCCTCAAAGTATTCGATGCTATGGGGCGGGAGGTAGCGAATTTAGTAGAGCGTCCTTTATCGAAGGGGTTACATACTGCACAGTTTGATGCTACTGGTCTTTCCTCTGGTATTTATGTATATCAACTAAGAGTTGGGGAGGAAGTACGTACCTCAAGCATGCTGTTAATCAAATAG
- a CDS encoding DUF721 domain-containing protein, translating into MRLDKPKAIGTALQDFLDKFPQKKKLRQGMILSVWEEVVGSRIAAHTEDLHFEGDKLVCKVKNPAWRHEIHANRFSIAKRLNARVKGQVIGDIIVRG; encoded by the coding sequence ATGAGATTAGATAAACCCAAAGCTATAGGTACTGCTTTACAGGATTTTCTGGATAAATTTCCTCAGAAGAAGAAGTTGAGGCAGGGTATGATACTTTCTGTTTGGGAAGAGGTGGTTGGAAGCAGGATTGCAGCTCATACTGAAGACTTACACTTTGAAGGAGATAAGCTGGTCTGCAAAGTAAAAAACCCGGCCTGGAGGCATGAAATTCATGCGAACCGATTTAGTATTGCTAAGAGACTGAATGCCAGGGTAAAAGGCCAGGTTATTGGCGATATAATCGTTCGTGGCTAG
- the smc gene encoding chromosome segregation protein SMC gives MYISELNLQGFKSFAHKTKVSFDSGITSIVGPNGCGKSNIVDALRWVLGEQRPSLLRSAAMSNVIFNGTAKKKALGMAEVSLTFVNDKGILPIEYSEVTITRRLFRSGDSEYLINGTSCRLKDIMELFMDTGMGSDAYSVIELKMVEEILNDKNNDRRRLFEEAAGVTRYKDQRKKTLRKLDETRKDLQRVDDLLIELRKKARSLEIQAEKAEKAKKYKDELEVLDKALTLYDFNKIQEELVPLQERISNAEKEKKEISRTAEELESSDEKARSQLIDKERQQADAQRQVSQLYNAIRDADTNIRITREKIENEKKVITEYGKDIEQGEVDLKELMDLLANSRTKLESFDEDLDKSERVLEDSKGQYSSIQQQYNRERHELYELEVQLSATNNELNQLQTKQIKIESRLENTEGDLERINDEIVDLNDEIDNLNSEQSQIESKLEKLVEDRDEMEKELETAREKRESFATKQNEIKDELRSLHSEHSSMLNEVRLLNDLANSNDAFPNSVRYLLDNHRFDFKDMQTVADVFDTDEKHAVALESVLGGSLNFVILPTLEEAKRAANILKEAKKGKATFIPLDKLSAKYEVKDGSLFDYVKTKPQYSALKQLLLGNVLVFDTVEDAYKGLKGSGAIGVTYDGEVITKTRFFKSGSKNKNTGVRVGLRDKIERLEKEKAASLKEIDKLSEYLEQIVEKYNKLDIGLLSAGLKEKEQEVRRIEQQQHSLSSKVQVYQKNITELVNRKDYLKSSEGTAQEELDSILPKQKELQKKLEELEGIQSEKKELLSSLEENRSIAQSRYNDAQLKHQDLKNKVDNHERDVKRAETGIQSVQSRIENRTKLTEQSKKNIEEYSVYVSDLEKQLDSNKALKVDADEALEKAEESSAKQRGSINEIEKNLKEVRRQKEVNMELVHHLSMAKEKMEMQVQGLSDHIWEAYGILMKQIEGAEMPEDKTPDEVKQRIGWLRQKLNSIGDVNPLAIEEYKEEKERLDFYEEQIEDLDKAEKQLLETIEEINTTATERFNETFEEIRTNFQKVFKTLFNKDDYCDLLIEEGVDDPLEARIEIKAQPKGKRPSGISQLSGGEKTLTAIALLFAIYLVKPSPFCVLDEVDAPLDDANIERFAKMIKNFSQETQFIIITHNKKTMSKAEMMYGVTMPETGVSRLVGVRMDDIGDAA, from the coding sequence GTGTATATATCCGAACTAAACTTACAGGGATTTAAAAGCTTTGCTCACAAAACTAAAGTGAGTTTCGATAGCGGGATTACCTCTATTGTTGGCCCTAATGGCTGCGGAAAATCAAACATTGTAGATGCACTTCGCTGGGTACTTGGTGAGCAACGTCCTTCTTTACTACGCTCCGCTGCCATGAGTAATGTGATTTTCAATGGTACAGCCAAAAAGAAAGCGCTAGGAATGGCTGAAGTATCCCTCACTTTTGTAAATGACAAAGGCATTCTCCCTATCGAATATAGCGAGGTAACCATCACCCGACGTTTGTTCCGATCTGGTGATTCTGAGTATCTCATCAATGGTACCTCCTGCCGACTCAAAGATATCATGGAACTCTTCATGGATACTGGAATGGGATCAGACGCCTATTCAGTGATTGAGCTTAAGATGGTGGAAGAGATCCTGAATGACAAGAACAACGACCGCCGTCGTTTGTTTGAAGAAGCTGCAGGAGTAACCCGATATAAAGATCAAAGAAAGAAAACGCTTAGAAAGCTCGACGAAACCCGAAAGGATTTACAGCGCGTTGATGACTTACTCATCGAACTTCGAAAAAAAGCCCGTTCGCTCGAAATTCAAGCCGAAAAAGCGGAAAAGGCAAAGAAATACAAAGATGAGCTGGAAGTACTGGATAAGGCATTAACCCTGTATGATTTCAATAAAATCCAGGAAGAACTGGTTCCACTGCAGGAGCGTATTTCAAATGCCGAAAAAGAGAAGAAAGAGATTTCGAGAACGGCTGAGGAATTAGAAAGCTCGGATGAAAAGGCTCGAAGCCAGCTTATTGACAAAGAACGTCAACAAGCCGATGCTCAGCGCCAGGTAAGCCAGCTTTATAATGCGATTCGGGATGCAGATACCAACATTCGAATTACCCGTGAGAAGATTGAGAATGAAAAGAAGGTAATCACCGAGTATGGTAAAGACATCGAACAGGGGGAAGTTGACTTAAAGGAGCTGATGGACCTATTGGCGAACAGCAGAACCAAGCTCGAATCATTTGATGAAGATTTAGATAAGTCAGAAAGAGTCCTGGAAGATTCAAAAGGACAGTACTCTTCTATCCAACAGCAGTACAACCGGGAGCGGCATGAACTGTATGAACTTGAAGTACAGCTGAGTGCTACCAATAATGAGCTAAATCAGCTTCAAACCAAACAAATTAAGATTGAATCCCGCCTCGAAAATACGGAAGGTGATCTAGAGCGCATTAATGACGAAATCGTTGACCTGAATGACGAGATTGATAACCTGAATTCCGAACAATCCCAGATTGAATCGAAACTGGAAAAGCTGGTTGAAGATCGGGACGAAATGGAAAAGGAACTGGAAACAGCCCGAGAAAAACGAGAGAGCTTTGCTACCAAGCAAAACGAGATTAAAGACGAACTTCGCTCTTTGCATAGTGAGCATTCTTCGATGCTAAATGAGGTACGGTTACTTAATGACCTGGCTAATTCCAATGACGCCTTTCCAAATAGTGTTCGTTATCTGCTAGATAACCATCGCTTCGACTTCAAAGACATGCAGACCGTAGCCGATGTTTTTGATACTGATGAAAAACATGCTGTAGCTTTGGAATCGGTATTAGGTGGTAGTCTCAATTTTGTAATTCTACCTACTCTTGAAGAAGCAAAACGAGCTGCTAACATTCTTAAGGAAGCCAAGAAAGGGAAAGCAACATTTATTCCTCTCGATAAGCTTTCTGCGAAATATGAAGTGAAGGATGGCTCCCTTTTCGATTATGTTAAAACTAAGCCGCAATACTCGGCATTAAAGCAGCTCTTATTGGGTAATGTTCTTGTATTCGATACAGTGGAAGATGCTTATAAAGGACTTAAAGGTTCTGGCGCTATCGGGGTGACTTATGATGGGGAAGTAATTACTAAAACCCGATTCTTCAAAAGCGGTAGCAAAAATAAAAATACCGGTGTCCGGGTAGGATTACGGGACAAGATTGAGCGCCTTGAAAAAGAAAAAGCTGCTTCTCTAAAAGAAATTGACAAGCTCTCTGAATACCTCGAACAGATCGTTGAGAAGTACAATAAGCTCGATATTGGCTTGCTTAGCGCCGGTTTGAAGGAAAAGGAGCAGGAAGTCCGCAGAATTGAACAGCAGCAACATAGTCTGAGCTCAAAAGTTCAGGTATATCAAAAGAATATCACTGAGCTTGTTAACCGAAAAGACTACCTGAAGAGTAGCGAAGGTACCGCTCAGGAAGAATTGGATTCTATTCTTCCTAAGCAAAAAGAGCTTCAGAAAAAGCTGGAAGAACTGGAAGGTATCCAGTCTGAGAAAAAGGAACTGCTTTCATCTTTAGAGGAAAACAGATCCATTGCTCAAAGCCGTTATAATGATGCTCAGCTGAAGCATCAGGATCTGAAGAACAAAGTAGATAACCATGAGCGAGACGTAAAACGTGCTGAAACGGGTATCCAAAGTGTTCAATCCAGGATTGAAAACCGAACTAAGCTCACCGAGCAGTCGAAGAAAAATATCGAAGAGTATTCGGTATATGTTTCTGACCTGGAGAAGCAATTAGATTCAAACAAAGCGTTGAAAGTAGATGCCGATGAAGCCCTGGAAAAAGCAGAAGAGTCTTCAGCAAAGCAACGAGGTTCCATTAACGAGATTGAGAAAAACCTCAAAGAAGTTCGCCGACAGAAAGAAGTGAACATGGAACTGGTTCATCATCTTTCGATGGCAAAAGAGAAAATGGAAATGCAGGTTCAGGGACTTTCAGATCATATCTGGGAAGCCTATGGAATTCTGATGAAGCAAATTGAAGGTGCTGAAATGCCGGAGGATAAGACTCCTGATGAGGTAAAACAGCGCATCGGATGGCTGCGACAAAAGCTGAATAGCATTGGAGATGTAAATCCTTTGGCTATTGAAGAATATAAAGAAGAGAAAGAGCGCCTCGATTTCTACGAGGAACAAATAGAGGATCTGGATAAGGCTGAAAAGCAACTGCTTGAAACTATTGAGGAAATCAATACCACAGCTACTGAACGCTTCAACGAAACCTTTGAGGAGATCAGAACCAACTTCCAGAAAGTATTTAAGACCTTATTCAACAAAGACGATTACTGCGACTTACTGATTGAGGAAGGAGTAGACGATCCGTTAGAGGCCCGCATCGAAATTAAAGCCCAACCAAAAGGAAAACGCCCTTCGGGAATTTCACAGCTTTCGGGCGGAGAAAAAACACTAACAGCTATCGCTCTTCTTTTTGCCATTTACCTGGTAAAACCTTCTCCTTTCTGTGTATTGGATGAGGTGGACGCTCCTTTAGATGATGCCAATATTGAGCGCTTTGCTAAAATGATTAAGAACTTTAGCCAGGAGACTCAGTTCATCATTATTACTCACAACAAAAAGACCATGAGTAAAGCAGAGATGATGTATGGGGTTACTATGCCAGAAACTGGGGTGAGTCGGTTGGTTGGTGTGCGGATGGATGATATTGGAGATGCGGCGTAG
- a CDS encoding ribosome recycling factor yields the protein MIPEELQEIVDEADIKMDDAIQYLKGEFSHIRTGKASPALISGVKVEYYGAQTPLQQLGNISVPEPRMLIVTPYDKSTLPDIEKAIMAAGLGLNPMNDGDFIRIPLPILTEERRKELVKVARDKAEQARISIRNSRREANDAIKKKVDSDSLPEDSRFEAEDYVQDVTNNHTKAVDELLTHKESEIMTV from the coding sequence ATGATTCCCGAAGAACTACAAGAAATCGTTGATGAAGCGGACATCAAAATGGATGATGCCATCCAGTATTTAAAAGGTGAGTTTTCACATATCAGAACCGGGAAAGCAAGCCCAGCTTTAATTTCTGGAGTAAAGGTTGAGTATTACGGAGCTCAAACTCCGCTTCAACAGTTGGGAAATATTAGTGTACCAGAACCAAGAATGTTGATTGTTACCCCTTACGATAAATCAACTCTACCAGATATTGAAAAAGCTATCATGGCGGCCGGGCTTGGGCTAAATCCTATGAACGATGGTGATTTCATTCGTATCCCACTTCCTATTTTAACGGAAGAACGCCGGAAAGAACTCGTAAAAGTTGCCCGTGACAAAGCTGAACAAGCTCGCATTAGTATTCGAAATTCAAGACGTGAAGCTAATGACGCGATCAAAAAGAAAGTGGATTCAGACTCCCTTCCGGAAGACTCCAGATTTGAAGCGGAAGATTATGTACAGGATGTGACCAACAACCACACCAAAGCAGTGGATGAATTGTTGACTCATAAAGAATCAGAAATCATGACGGTTTAA
- a CDS encoding UMP kinase: MANKYKRILLKLSGEALLGEQGHGIDGNILTQYASEIKAVQEEGVEVSIVIGGGNIFRGVKGATEGMDRVQGDYMGMLATMINSMALQDALERQDVKTRLLSAIRMEAIAEPFIRRRAVRHLEKGRVVIFGAGTGNPYFTTDTAGALRAIEVEADVILKGTRVDGIFDADPEKNPDAQKFDVITGDEVLKRRLSVMDLTAFTLCRENSTPIIVFNMNTPGNFKKIVCDGEDLGTTVVWE; this comes from the coding sequence GTGGCAAATAAGTACAAACGCATCCTTCTAAAACTAAGTGGAGAAGCGCTCCTTGGAGAACAAGGACATGGAATTGATGGTAATATCCTCACCCAATACGCTTCTGAAATCAAAGCTGTTCAGGAAGAAGGTGTTGAGGTATCCATTGTGATTGGCGGAGGAAATATCTTCCGGGGAGTAAAAGGTGCCACAGAAGGAATGGATCGTGTGCAGGGCGATTATATGGGCATGCTTGCCACTATGATAAACAGCATGGCTCTTCAGGACGCACTCGAAAGACAGGATGTAAAGACACGTTTACTGAGCGCCATTCGAATGGAAGCTATTGCTGAACCTTTTATAAGACGACGAGCAGTGCGTCACCTGGAAAAAGGTCGAGTGGTAATTTTTGGTGCAGGAACAGGGAACCCCTATTTCACTACTGATACGGCTGGAGCACTTCGAGCTATTGAAGTGGAAGCCGATGTGATTCTAAAAGGAACTCGTGTGGATGGCATCTTTGATGCTGATCCGGAGAAAAACCCTGATGCTCAAAAATTCGATGTTATTACTGGTGATGAAGTCTTGAAGAGGCGCCTCTCGGTAATGGATCTTACCGCTTTCACCCTCTGCCGTGAAAACTCAACCCCAATCATTGTATTCAATATGAATACACCAGGAAACTTTAAGAAGATTGTCTGCGACGGCGAGGATTTGGGTACTACGGTGGTTTGGGAGTGA
- the ispH gene encoding 4-hydroxy-3-methylbut-2-enyl diphosphate reductase: MYKSPIIRKVKEATKITDPMKKDLTPTVLDFGPVQFYIPRFFGFCYGVENAIDIAYRTVEDHPDKNIYLLSEMIHNPTVNEDLLRKGVKFLHNTDGSEIIPISSLSSEDVVIVPAFGTTREIEEELKTKGINPYEYNTTCPFVEKVWKRGKQLGKKEYSLVVHGKHQHEETRATFSHSAEHSAVVVVLNPEEATILAEIMTGDRPVSDFEEYFGHKSTPGFDPHKDLQRFGVINQTTMLATETQEVMDILKEAAIQIHGETDILNHFADTSDTLCYATNENQSATLALAEMDADIALVVGGYNSSNTMHLVEILEHSFPTFHVRDASEIQSDTSIKHFDQWKKEILETQGWLPKNASPLKVALTSGASCPDILVDEVLLQVLEFFDGVKEVDEVIAPFEIESN; encoded by the coding sequence ATGTACAAGTCCCCTATTATCCGGAAGGTGAAGGAGGCGACCAAGATTACCGATCCTATGAAAAAGGATCTGACCCCAACCGTTCTGGATTTTGGACCTGTTCAGTTTTATATCCCTCGTTTTTTTGGATTCTGTTATGGAGTAGAGAATGCCATCGATATCGCTTACCGAACGGTAGAAGACCACCCGGATAAGAATATCTACCTGCTTAGTGAAATGATTCATAATCCCACGGTAAACGAAGACCTACTTCGAAAGGGAGTAAAGTTTCTTCATAATACTGATGGCTCTGAAATTATCCCTATCTCTTCGCTGTCTTCGGAAGATGTAGTGATTGTTCCTGCTTTTGGGACTACCCGGGAAATTGAGGAAGAGCTCAAAACAAAAGGGATCAATCCTTATGAGTACAATACTACCTGTCCTTTTGTGGAAAAAGTTTGGAAGCGAGGAAAACAGCTTGGGAAAAAAGAGTATAGCCTGGTGGTGCATGGAAAGCATCAGCATGAGGAAACCAGGGCTACCTTTTCGCATAGTGCCGAACATTCAGCTGTGGTAGTAGTGCTAAACCCTGAGGAAGCTACTATCCTTGCTGAAATCATGACCGGTGATCGCCCTGTTTCAGATTTTGAAGAATACTTTGGTCATAAATCTACTCCTGGTTTTGATCCACATAAAGATCTACAACGATTTGGGGTTATCAACCAGACGACCATGCTGGCGACTGAGACGCAGGAGGTCATGGACATTCTGAAAGAAGCAGCTATTCAAATTCATGGTGAAACAGATATTCTAAATCACTTTGCTGATACTTCAGACACACTTTGCTACGCCACAAATGAGAACCAATCAGCAACGTTAGCCCTTGCTGAAATGGATGCAGACATCGCCCTGGTAGTTGGAGGGTATAATTCTTCGAATACTATGCACCTGGTTGAGATTTTGGAGCATTCTTTTCCAACTTTCCATGTCAGAGATGCCAGCGAAATCCAGTCTGATACCAGTATCAAACATTTCGATCAATGGAAGAAAGAGATACTGGAAACACAGGGCTGGTTACCAAAAAATGCCTCACCCCTAAAAGTGGCCCTCACTTCGGGAGCGTCCTGCCCGGATATTCTGGTAGATGAAGTATTGTTACAAGTACTTGAGTTCTTCGACGGAGTAAAAGAAGTAGATGAGGTAATTGCTCCTTTTGAGATTGAATCGAATTAA
- a CDS encoding Fic family protein — MKPFIPHNLPNEDLNWKPFRSQLGPANRSIARFDGLLQSIPNPAVLLSPLTTKEAVLSSKIEGTQATLEEVLKYEADPKQKTENYQDIREIINYRKAINFAVEELKERPITLRLLKEMHSMLLDSVRGKNKGPGQFRSTQNWIGKPGTKIEEARFVPPSPLILQDGLNNFEKYLNFNDEDTLVQVAIAHAQFEILHPFLDGNGRIGRIFIPLFLFSKGVLHTPMFYISGFLESNRDEYYDRLKAISDNNDWENWIIFFLKAIEHQSIENTEKAKKVLSLYDEMKTKIVDITRSQFALQALDTLFNMPIFSSTDFQKNSSIPKPSAIRILNSLKEANVISLFIEGKGNRPSIYVFFSLLDIVNE, encoded by the coding sequence ATGAAGCCATTTATTCCTCATAATCTTCCAAACGAAGATTTAAATTGGAAGCCTTTTAGAAGTCAGCTTGGTCCAGCAAATCGCTCTATTGCCAGATTTGATGGCTTGCTTCAGTCAATACCTAATCCTGCAGTTTTACTATCTCCATTAACAACCAAAGAAGCTGTTCTTTCTTCAAAAATTGAAGGAACACAAGCTACACTAGAGGAAGTACTAAAGTATGAAGCAGACCCAAAACAAAAAACAGAGAATTACCAGGACATCAGAGAAATAATTAACTATAGAAAAGCTATTAACTTTGCAGTTGAAGAATTAAAAGAAAGACCTATAACACTTAGACTTTTAAAAGAGATGCATTCAATGCTCTTGGATAGTGTAAGAGGAAAGAATAAAGGGCCAGGACAATTTAGATCAACACAAAATTGGATAGGAAAACCTGGAACTAAAATCGAAGAGGCACGATTTGTCCCTCCATCACCCTTAATCTTACAAGATGGATTAAACAATTTTGAAAAGTATCTCAATTTTAATGATGAAGATACTCTAGTCCAAGTAGCTATTGCTCACGCACAATTTGAAATTTTACACCCTTTTCTGGATGGGAATGGAAGAATAGGAAGAATATTTATACCCTTATTTTTATTTTCTAAAGGTGTTCTTCATACCCCAATGTTCTATATAAGTGGATTTTTAGAATCTAATCGAGATGAATACTATGACAGATTGAAGGCTATAAGTGATAACAATGATTGGGAAAATTGGATAATTTTCTTTTTGAAAGCAATAGAGCATCAAAGTATCGAGAATACTGAAAAAGCGAAGAAGGTTCTAAGCTTGTATGATGAAATGAAAACCAAAATTGTGGACATAACACGATCACAGTTTGCGCTTCAAGCATTGGATACGTTATTTAATATGCCAATTTTTTCTTCAACTGATTTTCAAAAAAATTCATCTATACCTAAACCAAGTGCAATACGAATACTAAATAGTTTGAAAGAAGCAAACGTCATTTCGTTGTTTATTGAGGGAAAAGGAAATAGGCCTTCTATTTATGTTTTCTTTAGCCTATTAGATATTGTAAATGAATAA